TCCACGTATTTGTCATATTCATTTTCTAAGTTGGTGATGATCTGGTAGATACTGTTGAGGTGTTTTTCCTCAGCATCCATCCTGACTCCACCAACCACATTCCAGCCCATGTTCACCCGGTTGCCGGTGAGTAACTCGATTGCATCCATCACTGGCTCCCTGAGGTGTAACATGTACATGAATAATGTTTCATGTTCAAGGGCTTTGAAGTAAGTTGAGTTAGCAATGAAATGACTCTGGATCCTGTCCAGTTCATTGGTTAGGGATCTTAAATACTGAGCCCTTAATGGTACCTTTTCTCCAGCAATCTTCTCAAAGGTCTCTGCAAAGGTCTGAGTGTGGACATATGAACAGATACCACACACTCGTTCTGCTAGGAATATTCCTTTTTGCCAGGTTTTACCCTGCATTACCCGTTCTATGCCGCGGTGAACGTATCCATAATCGATTTCGGCACTTATAACTCGCTCACCCTGTGTTTTCAGTTTCAGGCGTACAGGTTCTTTGAGTGCAGGGTGTATAGGTCCTATCGGAAGTATCATGGTTTTTTCCTCCCTTTGGCTGCAATGGCATCAGGTCCCACAGCCAGAATAGCTGCTAATATCTCTGAAGGTCGTGGTGGGCATCCAGGTATTTCTGCATCCACGGGTATAAAATCAGATACAGGGGCGTAGACACTGCATCCCTCTTGGTTGAAAACGTCTCCGGTAAGTGGGCAGTTTCCTATGGCCACTACAACTTTAGGTTCTGGGGCTTTGGAATAGATTCTCTGTAAGTTTTCTTTCCACTGTTCAGTCACTGCCCCTGTCACCAGTATCACATCGGCTTCTCTGGGGTTGTTGTGAACATAAATACCATACTGTTCTAAATCGTATCGGGGTGATAATAATGCTACTACTTCAATATCACAGCCATTACATCCTCCCGTGTTAATAAGGCATACATGTATTGAACTTTTTCTTACAACGTCTTTAAGACCATCTAACATTGCTTTACCTCTATTTATCTCATTAGATATTCAAGTAGATCTTTTCGGCCATCTTTGATGGCTTCTTCGTAAGATTTACCTTCTTTAAGTATCTCATCAGCTATTTTATTTTTAATTTGTTCAGTTTCTTCATCTGTAAGGATGTTCATCACATCTGAAAACCAACAAAGCTTGAGATCGGCGTGAATTTTTTCTTTGATGCAGGGACGTTTTGAGGA
The sequence above is a segment of the Methanobacterium petrolearium genome. Coding sequences within it:
- a CDS encoding NADH-quinone oxidoreductase subunit B family protein codes for the protein MLDGLKDVVRKSSIHVCLINTGGCNGCDIEVVALLSPRYDLEQYGIYVHNNPREADVILVTGAVTEQWKENLQRIYSKAPEPKVVVAIGNCPLTGDVFNQEGCSVYAPVSDFIPVDAEIPGCPPRPSEILAAILAVGPDAIAAKGRKKP